The window ATCGAGAATCAAAAATTCATAGCTCATAGAAACACCCCCTATCCCTCCACCTCCCCATCCTCCGACGTCCAAGGTTCCACAACGACTGCTACCGTAATCTCCGCATTCAAGCTGCCAGAAACGGCACAGTACTGGGTGTGAGAAAGCTCAACGGATCGATTCAGGGCTGTTTCTGTGACAGCTGGACCGGCACCATAATGCGTGACCTGAATGTGGGTGTAGCGTTTGGGATGGGTTTCGGCTTGGGTACCTTCCACCTCCACCCGGTAACGGGCTAGGGGTT is drawn from Leptolyngbya sp. SIO1E4 and contains these coding sequences:
- a CDS encoding OsmC family protein — translated: MSKKKIVLHQLCGHRFAGINEAGDKVLVDGDQPAVGMRPMELLLTALGSCTAYDVTDIMRKKRQPLARYRVEVEGTQAETHPKRYTHIQVTHYGAGPAVTETALNRSVELSHTQYCAVSGSLNAEITVAVVVEPWTSEDGEVEG